From the bacterium genome, the window TGCTGGCCGAGGCGAGGTTCGTGGCGAGGGGGATGTTGTGCACGTCTGCGAGCCGAAGGAGCATGAAGATGTCCGGCTCGTGGGGATGGATGCCCAGGGGATCCCGGAGGAAGATGATGCCGTCGATCTTCTTCTCGACGATCATCGCGGCGATCTGCGCGTCGCCGCCGTTCGGGCCGCGCTCGAACTTCGTGACGGGCAGTCCCGCCTTTTCCACGTACTTGCCCGTCGTCCCCGTCGCAACGAGCTTGAATTTCCGGATCAGCTCGAGGTTGTCCTTCACGAACTCGACCATCTCGGCCTTTTTCCCGTCGTGGGCGATCAACGCGATGGTTTTCATGTCGTCTTCTCCAAGGGAATCGTGAACCAGAATTCGGAACCTTTTCCAACCTCGCTGTTCACGCCCACCTCACCCCCGTGGGCCTGGACCAGGTGCTTGACGATGGCAAGCCCGAGCCCCGTCCCCCCCATCTGGCGCGAGCGTGCCTTGTCGACCCGGTAGAACCTTTCAAAAACGCGCGGCAGATCCGCCTCGGGGATGCCGATGCCCGAATCCGCGACCGCCAACCGGCAGAATCCGCCCTTCGTCTCGGCGGTGACCGTCACCGTCCCGCCCTCGGACGTGTACTTGAGGGCGTTTTCCACCAGATTGCCCAGAATCTGGCGGAAGGCCTGGGGATCGGCCTGGGCGGCGACGCCTCCGCCCACCCGGTTCTGTAGTTCTATCTTCTTCGCGCGGGCCATCTCCGAAAACTCATCGCAGATGGCGTCGA encodes:
- a CDS encoding methylglyoxal synthase — protein: MKTIALIAHDGKKAEMVEFVKDNLELIRKFKLVATGTTGKYVEKAGLPVTKFERGPNGGDAQIAAMIVEKKIDGIIFLRDPLGIHPHEPDIFMLLRLADVHNIPLATNLASASILIRGLAS